A stretch of Peteryoungia algae DNA encodes these proteins:
- a CDS encoding cell division protein ZapA has translation MAQVSVTIDGKAYRMACEEGQEDHLTELAGQFDRYVGHLKGQFGEIGDLRITVMAGIMVMDEMAEITRRLAAAEAELANLREGRDTVLSGVHDREEAVAHAIVDLADRLNGITRKLTQRPAPQPQA, from the coding sequence ATGGCGCAGGTCTCAGTCACGATTGACGGAAAAGCCTATCGCATGGCGTGCGAGGAAGGTCAGGAAGACCATCTGACCGAGCTTGCGGGTCAGTTCGACCGTTACGTCGGTCACCTGAAGGGACAGTTCGGCGAAATCGGCGATCTCAGGATTACCGTGATGGCCGGAATCATGGTCATGGACGAAATGGCCGAGATCACTCGACGCCTGGCCGCCGCCGAGGCGGAGCTCGCAAATCTGCGCGAAGGGCGAGACACAGTGCTATCAGGTGTCCATGACCGGGAGGAAGCCGTGGCCCATGCGATTGTCGATCTCGCGGACCGGCTGAATGGCATCACACGCAAGCTCACCCAGCGGCCCGCACCCCAGCCGCAGGCCTGA
- a CDS encoding DUF4164 domain-containing protein has product MPAENSVDAALTALRQAVAGLENAVDMRFEAERESTEIDGEVRRVHADRSRLAQELDQSEFRANRLEEVNREVSRRLVTAMETIRAVLDR; this is encoded by the coding sequence ATGCCGGCGGAAAATTCGGTGGATGCCGCGCTCACGGCGCTTCGCCAGGCTGTCGCCGGGTTGGAGAACGCCGTCGACATGCGCTTCGAGGCGGAACGCGAGAGTACGGAGATCGACGGCGAGGTCCGGCGGGTGCATGCTGATCGCTCGCGGCTCGCCCAAGAACTCGACCAGTCGGAATTTCGGGCCAACAGGCTCGAAGAGGTCAATCGCGAGGTGTCGCGTCGCCTGGTCACGGCCATGGAGACGATCCGGGCGGTGCTCGACCGCTGA